TTCCGCTACGACGGTGGAGGCCCTGCGAAGGGCGGCGAGCTCGTGCTGTCGGTCGGCGACGCCGTGATCGGGCGCGCGCGCGTGCCGGCGACGCCGCCGAGCTACTTCTCGATCGACGAGACCTTCGACGTCGGCGTCGACACGGGCTCTCCGGCCGGCGCGTACCCGCCGGCCGCCGGCGTCGGCTTCCCGCTCGAGGGCGCCCGGCTCGAGCACGTCGACGTGGAGCTGCTGTAGCGCGCTCGCAGCGCGCCGTCGTCCGCGCGCCCGCGCGGAGGAGCCACGCGAGCACCCGCGTACCCGTCGCTAGGCGCGCCCGCTCGCGGCCGCGAACGCCGCCGCCAGCGCGGCGCGCGGGTCGTCGGCGAGCGCGCGGCTCCGCCACGCGACGTGCTGGTCGGGGCGCACGAGCAGCGCGCCGCTCGCGTCGATGCCCGCCTGTGCGCGCCACGCGTCGAGTCCGGGCAGGAGCGCCTCCGTCAGCACGAGCGCGTCGGCGGGCGGCGCGTCGACGGAGCGCAGCGCGTCGACCCAGGCCGCGCCCTCCGGGCCCGCGACGAGCAGGAAGCGATCGAGCGGGACGCGATCGAGGAGCGAGGCGCCGGGGTCGGCGAGCCAGGCGTGCGGCAGGCGCGCGCCCGGGCAGCCCGTCGGCGTGAAGCGGCGCACCTCGAGCGGCGGCAGCGCGTCGCCGTCGCCGCGCGCGAGCGCGCCCTCCGCATAACGGAAGCCGAGCTGCAGCCCGGGCATGTCGAAGTGCTCCGCCTGCGCCTCGATCGCGGCGCGGACGCGCGCGCGCGCCGCGGGGTCGCGCAGCGCGGCCTCGTAGCGGTCGACCGAGCCGGCGAGGTCGTCGGTGATGCCGAGCGCGACCGGCACCTCGATCAGCCGCAGCGCGTTGCGCAGGCTCTGGTCCGCGTTCGCCTGCGCGACCGGGCGACGCTCGCGCTCGTAGCTGTCGAGCAGCGCGGGCGGCGCGTCGCCGCGCAGCACGAGCGCGAGCTTCCACGCGAGGTTGTGCGCGTCCTGCACGCCCGAGTTGAGGCCGAGGCCGCCGGTCGGCGGAAAGCGGTGCACGGCGTCGCCGGCGAGGAAGACGCGACCTCGGCGATAGGCGTCGGCGACCTGGGCCGTCATCGTCCAGGTCGACACGTTGTCGACGTCGAGCGCGAGGCCCGGGTCGGCGAGGCCTTCGCGCACGAGCGCCGCGCAGCGCGCGGGCGGGTAGTCGGCGAGCGACTCGCTGGCCGGGTCGTAGGGCAGCATGCAGACGGCCTCGCGGTCGAGGTCGTGCACGATGAAGACGGCACCGCGCGCGCGCGGGTCGCACAGGAAGAAGAGCACGCCGGGCGGCACCTCGGGTACGCCGCGCAGGCGCGCGCGGAAGTGCACCATCACGAAGCTCTGGATGCCCGCCGGCCCCTGCACGTCGATGCCGAGCGCCTTGCGCACGCCGCTGCCCGCGCCGTCGGCGGCGACGACGTAGCGGCTCGAGATCGTCTCTTCGCGCCCGCTCGCCGCGTCGCGCACGACGGTGTGGACACGCTCGCCGTCGTCGGTCGACGAGACCCACTCGCACCCCCACTCGGGCGCGCGCCCCGCGCGGCGCGCGAGCGCCTCGACGAGCAGCGGCTCGAGGCGGCTCTGCGACAGGTTGCGCAGCGGCGTCGGCGTGACGGCGAGCTGCGCGTCGCCCTGCTGCTCGAACGGGAGCCGTCCGAGCGTCGCGCCGCCGAGCCGGTCGACCCAGTAGGCGAAGCCCGCATCCGCGGGGTCGATCGCGGCCTTCGCGGCCGCGGCCATGTCGACGCCGGCGGCGCGGCAGATCTCGAGCGTGCGCGCGTTCACGACGTGCGCGGCCGGCGCGCGCTGCGGCCCCCCGCGGCGTTCGACGACGCGCGTCGCGACGCCCTGCTGCTCGAGCAGGAGCGCCGCGACGAGCCCCGTCGGGCCCGCGCCGACGACGAGCACCGGGACGTCGGCCGCGCTCACGACGTGGCCTCGTCGCGCGGGGCGAGCGCGAGCAGGCCGACGGTCGCCGCCATCACGGCGGAGAGCACGCCGAACACGAACACGTTCTCGTCGACGCCGAGGATCTGCGTGTGGATGTGCGGAACGGTGATCGCGCCGTGGTAGTGGGGCGCGAGCAGGTAGGCGATCCAGAAGCCGCCGAGGTTGCAGCTCTGCCAGAGCACGGAGAGCCAGAGGTTGCGCACCTCGAACGGCCGGCGGAGCCAGACGAGGTAGAGGTTCGCCAGGCCCGACAGGAACATGAAGCCGAGCAGCCACACGAGGTGCACGCGCGCGTGGCCCACCCAGTCGGGGTTGAAGGCGTGGCTCGCGTGGTAGTCGCGCAGCATCGGCCCGAAGAACTCGAGCATCGTGACGGTGAGCGCGATCCTCGCGACGAGGATGCGGCGGTCGGCGGTCATGGGCGGGTCTCCTCCGGCGCCCGCGGCGTGCGGGCGGCGTGCCGCGGCGGGGCTGGCGTCGCGCCACGGATATCCCAGAATTGAGAGGTCTGTCAATTCACTCGAGATCGGGCGGGAGAGGTCGGATGGACGGCCGGTTTGCCGAGAGGGCGCGCGCGGGCGAGGAGGGGAAGAGCGCGCGCACGCGCGCGCGGCTCATGGACGCGGCGGCCGACGCCTTCGCGCGGCGCGGCCTCGAGGCGGCCTCGGTGGCCGAGATCGCGCAGGCGGCCGAGGTGGCGAACGGCACCTTCTACAACTACTTCCGCGACAAGGACGAGATCGCCGACGCGGTCGCCTTCGCGATCGCGCGCGACTTCGCCGAGCGCATCGACGCCGCGATGCGCGACGTCGACGACCCGGTGCTGCGCGTGAGCGCCGGCACGCGTCGCTTCGTCGAGCTCGCGACGCGCGAGCCGACGTGGGGCCGCGCGATCGTGCGCGCGCTCGCCTCGATGCCGAGCGTGCGGCACGAGGTGACGTCGCTCGCGCGCCGCGACCTCGAGCGCGGCGCGCGCGCGGGCGCGTTCCGCGTCGCGGTCGACGACCTGCTGCTCGACCTCTTCGCCGGCATGGTGGCGACGGCCGTCGTCGTGTGTCTCGACGGCCCGGGAGGGCCCGAGGTCGCGGAGCGGACGGCCGAGCACCAGCTGCGCATGCTCGGCGTCGCGCCGGCGCGCGCGCGTCGCGCGGCGCGCCACCCGCTCGCGCCGATGCCGCCCGAAGGCTGAGCCCGCGCGCGGCGCGCGCGCGATAGAGTGCGCGGCCACTGCGAGGAGGGCCGCCATGGGCACGGAGATCGAGGGGCGTCGCGCACTGCACGAATGGCTCGCGCTGGTCGGCGAGATCGACCGCGACTTCCTGGGCGCGTCGCGCCAGGTCGTCGACCCCGCCGACGTCGCCGAGGGCGAGCACATGCTGCTGCACCTCGTGAAGGCGGCGATCGACGTCTGGGTCGACAACGACGCCGCCCGCCCGCGCTTCGCGCCGCTCGCGAGCCCCGTGCTGAAGTGGGGCGGCGAAGGCGCGGACAACCCCGCGCACTGCGCGCCGCTCGACCCGGCGCGCCGCTATCGCATCACGGGCCGCATGGATCGCGAGGCGTACGTCAGCTTCACCGTCTACACCGGCAAGGAGGAGGGCGACTGGAACGACGGCGTCGTCTCCGCGATCAACCACACCGAGTTCGCGCGCGACGCCGACGGCCGCTTCTCGATCGACATCGGCTCCGCGCCGCGCGCGGGCGCGCTCCACATGCAGGCGGGCCGACCGAACTGCGTGATCGCGCGGCACTACTGGGAGGAGGACGTGTGCGCGATGGCCGACCCGCGGCTGCGCTGCGACGTCGACATCGAGTGCCTCGACGAGCCGGGCTTCCCGCGCCCGCTCTCGCCCGCGTCGCTCGACGCGAAGCTCCGCGCCGCGATGGTGTTCCTGCGCGGCCAGACGCTCGCGCGCCCGCTGCCCGGCGCGGCCGCGCCGCCGGCGTGGTTCTCGCAGATGCCGAACCGGATGGGGAAGCCCGAGCGCTGGGTGCCGACCGAGGGCGGCGGCGCGGGCGCGGTCGACAACGCCTACTGCGCCGGGCTCGTCGTGCTCGCCGACGACGAGGCGCTCGTCGTCGAGGGGCGCTGGCCGGCGTGCGTGTACGCGAACGTCGCGTTCTGGAACCGCTTCCAGCAGATCCCCGACTATCGATACCGGCGCGGCTCGCTGAACCGCCGGCAGATGCGCGCCGACGGCGACGGCCGCTTCCGCTTCGCGGTCGCGCACCGCGACCCGGGTGTCGCGAACTGGCTCGACACCGAGGGCCACCGCGTCGGCACGCTCTACTGGCGCTTCCTGCTGTCGGAGGGCGAGATCGAGCAGCCCGTGTGCCGCGTCGTGAAGCACGCCGACGTGGCGGCCGCGCTCGCGGGCTGACGCGCGCGGGTCACTCGAGCGCGCCGGCCTCGCGAAGCGCGCGCACCTCGTCGGGCGCGAGGCCGAGCAGCTCGGTCAGCACGCGCTCGGTGTGCTCGCCCAGCGCGGGCGTCGCGCCCGCGTAGCCGGACGCCGCGTCGTCGAGCCGGAAGCCGTTGCGCTCGTAGGTGCGCGGGCCGAGCACGGCGTGCGCGAGCTCGACGAAGTGGCCGCGGTGCGCGAGCTGCGGGTCGGCGCACAGGTCGCCGAAGTCGGCGACCGGCACGGCCTCGATGCCGGCGGCCTGGAGCTGCGCGGCGACCTCGTCGCGCGTGCGCGCGCACGTCCACGCGCCGACCGCCGCTTCCACCTCGTCGACGCGCGCGAGCCGCGCGTCGAGCGCGGCGAGGCCCGGGTCGTCGATGCCGAGGATCGAGGCCAGCCGCGCCCACTCCGCGTCGCTCCAGACGGCGATCGCGACCCAGCGGTCGCCGACGTCGCCCTCGTCGCGGCACGGGAACGCGCCGTGCGGCGCCGCGCGCTCCGACCGATTGCCCATGCGCTCGCCGAGGTGCCCGTTGACGGCGTCGTCGAGCAGGAACGGCGCGAGCGTGTAGAGCGCGCACTCGACCTGCGAGAGGTCGACGTGCAGGCCGCGTCCCGTGCGCCGGCGATGGTGCAGACCGGCGGCGAGCGCCGCGGCCGCGAAGCGCGGCGAGAGCGAGTCGGTGATCGTCGCGTACGGGCCCATCGGCTCGCGATCGGGCCAGCCCGTCAGGTGGTTGAAGCACGAGAGCGCCGAGCCCTGCGCGCCGAAGCCCGGATAGTCGCGGTGCGGACCCGTCTGCCCGTTCATGCACGACGACACCATGACGAGGTCGGGCTTCTCCGCGGCGAGCGTCGCGTAGTCGAGGCCGAAGCCGCGCATCGCGCGAGGTGCGAAGTTCTCGAGCACGGCGTCGGCCCAGTGCACGAGCCTGCGCGCGACATCGAGCCCGCCCGGATGCTTGAGGTCGAGCGTGACGCCGAGCTTCCCGACGTTGAGCGCGTCGAAGAGCGCCGAGCCCTCGAGGCCGTGCGGGTTGCCGGGGCCGAGCGCGTAGAGCCGCAGGAAGTCGGGCCGCGTGCGCGACTCGATCTTGACGACGGTGGCGCCGTGCTCGGCGAAGTAGCGCGTGGCGATCGGCCCGGCCGCGCCCGAGCCGAGCTCGAGGATGCGCGCGCCCGCGAAGGCGCCGCGCGCGCCGGCGTGCGCCCGCGCGTGCGCGCCCGCGCGCGGCGTCCACGGCACCGCGCGGAGCTCGCCGAGCGCGGGTGCGCCGCGCTTCGCGTCGATCGGCGCGGCCGTGCCGTCGGCGCTCGCGACGAGCGCGAAGCGCGTCGGGAAGCCGTCGAGCCCGTCGAGCCGCGCGAACGCCTCGCGCGCGGCGAGCTGCGCGCTCGCGCGGATCTCGCGCGCGGTGTTGGCGGGCGCGATCATGAGGTTGCGCTCGCACGCGATCGCGAAGATCTCGCCGATCGAGTGGCGCGCGAACAGCGCCTCGAGCGGGCGCTCGAGCGCGCGCATCTCGTCGTCGCTCGTCTCGTTCGGGTTGAACGCGCTCCAGTCGCGCTCCGTCCACGCGGGCGCCGCGATGCCGTGCGCGACGAGCAGCTCCGTGATGGCGCGAAGCGTCGGAACGCGCGCCGGCCCGCCGCGCAGGCCGAACGTCACCCAGCCGTCGCGGCACCTCCACATCTCGCGCGTGCGTCCGATGCGCGCGCCGATGCGCGCGCCGCGCGCGCCCGTCGCGAGGAAGGCGGCGGGCGCGCCCATGTTCGCGACGAGCACCACCTCCTGCATCGAGACGTCGACGATCTGCGGCCGCCCCGACGCGTGCGCGGCGAGCGCCGCGAACGCGACCTCGGGGCCGACGTGCGCATAGCCCGAGGGCTCGCTGCAGCGCACCGGCGGGCGATCGGGGAAGCCCGTCGCGTACATGTTGCCCGACGCGGCCATGACGCCGAGGTCGGACGCGCGCCAGCGCGCGCGCGGGCCGTCGCCGCCGAAGGGCGTGACGCGCACCCACGTCGCGTGCGGCGCGCGCGCCGGGTCGAGGTCGAGCACGCCCGGCTCGCCGGGCGTCGCGATCACGACGTCGGCACCCGCGAGCAGCGCGTCGAGGCGCGGGTCGTCGGGGGCGCACGCGAGGCTCCGCTTGCCGGCGTTCCAGGCCGCGAAGCGCAGCGAGCGGCCGCCGCGCGCACCGCCCTCGAACGGGCCCACCGCGCGCAGCGGGTCGCCGCCGGGCGGCTCGACCTTCACGACCTCGGCGCCGAGGTCCGCGAGGATGCGGCCCGCCATCGCCGCGGGCTCGCCCGCGAGGTCGACGACGCGCAGGTCGAGGAGCGGCGCTTCGGGCATCCCGGTCGCTCGCGCCGGCCGATGCTAGGCGAGCGCGCGCTCGAGGAGCGCGAGCAGCCGGCCCCACGCGCGCTCCGCCTTGGCCTCGTCGTAGACGCGCGAGTCGGGCGGGCACCAGCCGTGCAGCGCGCCCTCGTACACCTCGATCTCGGCCGCGAGCCCGGCCTTCGCGAACGCGTCGCGCAGCACGTCCTTCGTCGAGGGCTCCTGCTCGTCGTCGTTGGACGCGATCGCGACGAGGTACTGCGCGCGGATCTTCGGGATCAACAGGTGCGGGCTGTCGGGGCCGTCGACGACGAGGCGGCCACCGTGGAACGAGGCGCCCGCGCCGATGCGGTCCGGTCGCGCGGCGGCGGTGCGCAGCGTCATCGCGCCGCCCATGCAGTAGCCCGTGACGCCCATCTTGCGGTCGGTGCGCACCGCCGGCTGCGCATCGAGGTAGCGGACGAAGGCGTCCGCATCGCTCGCCGTCGACGCGGGGGTGAGGCTCGCCATCAGCGACATGATCTTCTTGCGCGTCGCCGGGTCGCCGAAGTCGGCCTGCTCGGGAAGGAGCGGCGCGCGACCCGCGCGGTAGTACGGGTTCACGACGAGCACGGCGTAGCCCGAGCCCGCGAGCCGCTTCGCCATCTGCTTCATCGCGGGACGCAGGCCGAACGCGTCGGGCCAGACGAGCACGCCCGGATGCGCGCCGCTCGCGGGGTGCGCGAAGTAGGCGTCGGCCGTGCCGTCGGGCGTCGCGACCTCGACGTCGCGTCCCTCGACCTCGGCGGCGTGCGCGCCGTCGGGCCACAGCACGGCGAGACCCGTGCCCATCGCGATCGCCCCGAACTCGCGCCGCGTCACGCCGCCGGTCGCGGGCGCGTGTCGCTCGGCATCGGCCATCGTGCGTTCGTCGCACATGCGTGTCCCTCCCGGTGCGTCGCCGCGGAGCCTACGCGATCCGGGTGTGCGAGCGGAACCGCCGCGCGACCGCGCGCGGCCCTACTCGCCGGGGCCGCCGCCGATCGAGTACGCGCTCTCGCTGTGCTCGGAGAGGTCGAGCCCGAGGAACTCGTGCTCGTCCGAGACGCGCAGGCCGCCGCACACCGCGCCCGTGATCTTCAGCAGCACCCAGGTCGCGAGCGGTGCGAAGACGCCGACGATCGCGATGCCTTCGAGCTGCACCAGGATCTGCGTGGCGAAGTCGCCCGCCGGGTAGCTCGTCGCGAACAGCCCCGCGGCGAGCGCTCCCCACGTGCCGCCCACGCCGTGGACGCCGAAGGCGTCGAGCGAGTCGTCGTAGCCCGCGCGCACCTTCAGGAAGGTGACCGAGCCGTAGCAGATCAGCGCGACGGTCGCGCCGACGGCGATCGCGCCCGCCGGGCTCACGCTGCCGCACGCGGGCGTGATCGCGACGAGCCCGGCGACCGCGGCCGTCGCCGCGCCGAGCGCCGTCGGCTTGCCGCGGTGGATCCACTCGATCCCCGCCCACGTGAGCGTCGCCATCGAGGCCGCGGTGCTCGTGTTCAGGAAGGCGAGCGCGGCGAGCGGGCTCGCCGAGAGCGCGCTGCCCGCGTTGAAGCCGAACCAGCCCGCCCACAGCAGGCCGGCGCCCGTGAGGCACAGCGGCAGGCTGTTGGGCGTCATCGGCTGCTTCCCGTAGCCGCGGCGCGCGCCGAGCATCAGCGCGGCGACGAGCGCCGAGTAGCCGCTGCTCATGTGCACGACCAGGCCGCCCGCGAAGTCGATCGCGCTCTTCGCGAAGAGGTACCCGTCCGCCGCCCAGACCATGTGCGCGATCGGGCAGTAGACGACGAGCAGCCACAGGGAGATGAACACGACGAACGCCGAGAACTTCATGCGCTCCGCGATCGCCCCGATGATGAGCGCGGGCGTGATGATCGCGAACATCGCCTGGAACATGACGAAGACGTACTCGGGGATCAGGCGCGGGGGCGTCGCGAAGTTCTCCGTCACCGAGTCGATCGTGACGCCCGAGAGCATCGCCTTGGCGAAGTCGCCGACGAACGGGTTGCTGCCGGAGAAGGCGAGGCTGTAGCCGACCGCGATCCAGAGCACGCCGGCGACCGCCGCCGCGGCGAAGCACTGCACGAGCACGTTCAGGATGTTCTTCGCGCGCACGAGCCCGCCGTAGAAGAGCGCGAGGCCGGGCAGCGTCATCAACAGCACGAGCGCCGACGCGACGAGCATCCAGGCGGTGTCGCCGGAGTCGATCGATGCGCCGTCCTGGGCGAGGGCCGGCGGCGCGGCGAGCAGGGCGACTGCGGCGGTGGCGAAGAGACGGCGACGCGCGAAGGAGTGGACGGGGCGCAAGCGGAGCCTCCCGAGAGTGTGTAGAAGACGGCTCGAGCGTGCCGAATCCGGCCGATCCCACCGATTCCGCTCGAACGCGCCTCTCCTATCACAAGTGAGCGCGCGCCGGAACGGATCTGCGCATCCTCACAGGCGTTCGAGCCAGCTCCCGAGGTCGAGGCGGTCGGCGAGCGCGAGGCTGCGGCGAAGCACGGTGCGCACGGTCTCGTCGCGCTCGGTGAGCGAGCCGAGGCCGAGCGAGACGACTGCGACCATCAGCGTCTGGAATGCGCAGGCGCGGTACTGCGCGCGCGCGAGCGCGGGGTCGAGCGCCGCGCCGCGCTCGCCGAGCGCGCGCAGGTAGTCGTCGATCAGCTCGTCCTCGTGGCGCGCGAGCACGTCGGGCTCGAGCGAGTCCGCGAGGAAGTACTGGACGTCGCGCATGCCCTTGCACCACTGGAGGCCCTGGAAGTCGATCATCCCGACCTGCGTTCCATCCGGCCCGTCGTGCAGGAAGCAGTTCCCGAGATGGCTGTCGCCGTGGATCAGGGTGAGCGGCTCCGCGTACCACACGGCCATCAGCGCGTCCCATTTCTCGAGCGCGCGTCGGCAGAGCGCGGCGTGCGCCGGCGTCACGAGGTCCGGCGCCGCGCGCTGCGCGGGCCCGATCGCGGCGGCGCCGAGCGCGAGCGTCCGCGCACGTCCTCCCGGCGACAGGTAGGCGTGGAGCCGCAGCGGAAGCAGCGCCTCGCGCTCCGCGGCCGGGAGCCCTTCGAACGCCGCGTGCACCTTCGCGAACGCGCGCAGGCACAGCCGCGCCACGTCCGGCGTCGTGCCGGCGGCCATGTCGCGGTTCAGGAAGAGCCGCGCGCCCGGGAGCGCGTGCAGGTTCTCGAGCAGCAGCGCGAAGCGCGCGCCGCGCCGCGCCGCCGCGTGCACGCGCGGCACGCGGATCGGCATGCGGTGGGCGATGCGCGCGCAGAACGCGACCTCCGTCTCCCAGAAGCCGACGGCGTTCGCGAAGGCGCGCGTCGTGCGCTCGGCGCACGGCAGCTTCGCGTAGAGCGTGCTCGGGAGCGCGCCGTCGCGCGCCGCGCCCTCGTCGAACTCGACCTCGACGAGGAAGTTGCGGCAGTTGCTGCTCTCGAAGTCGACACCGGCGAGGCGCGCCGCGCGCACCGGCGGGAGCGGTGCGGCGCCCTGCGGCGCGTGCGCGCGCAGCAGCGCGTTCACGACCTCGGGCCGCGCGAGCTGCTCGGGCGTGCGCGGGAGCGCGCGCCCGAGCGCCTCCTCGACGCGGTCGATCCCCATGCGGGCGGCGGCCGCCGCGATGCGGCCGCCGAGCGCGAGCCGTCCGTCCACGTCAGGCGTCCGTTCTTCGCGCGCCGCGGCTCACGCCGCGCCCGTCTCGAGCACTTCGCGCGCGCAGCCGCAGCCGGGAAGGAACGTGACGCCCGGGCCCGGGTGGCACGACGAGCCGCACAGGAAGAGACCCTCGATGGGCGTCGCGTGCGACGAGCCCGCGACGCTCGTGCGGGCCGCGAGCATCTGGTCCGCGTGCAGCAGCCCGTGCGTGAAGTCGCCGTTCGTGGCCCCGTGCATCGCGGCGAAGTGATCCGACGAGAACACCGCGCGCTCGACGATGCGCGCGCGGAAGTCCGGCAGGTAGCGCGAGATGCGGTCGATCACGCGCTCGGCCATCTCGTCGCGCAGCTTCCCGCGCTCGGCGTCCGGTGCGTCGCACGGGAAGAAGAAGCCGTAGGCGCTCGCGATGTGCGCGCCCGGCGGCGCGAGCGTCGCGTCCATCACGGTGGGGATCTGGAACGCGATCGGAACCTCGTCGGGGAGCTCGCCGCGCAGGCACGCCTCGTAGCCCGCCTGCATCTGCTCGGGGTCGGGCACCATCGCGCCGCCGAAGCGCAGGTGGGGGTCGCGATTCATCCAGGCCCACTCGCCGCCGTAGGCGGGCAGCCCGTCGAGCTTGAAGAGCAGGTGCACCCACGCGCCCTTGTGCTCGATGCCGCGCACGCGCGCGACGAAGCCCGCGTCGAGGTGCTCCTCGCCGACGAGACGCAGGAAGGTCGCGGGCTTGTCGAGGTTCGAGAGCACGACCTTCGCGCGCAGCACCTCGCCGCCGCGCAGCTCGACGCCGACGGCGCGTCCGCCCTCGACGACGATGCGCTTCACCGGCTGCTTGAGCCGCACCTCGCCGCCGTGCGCCTCGATCGAACGGGCGAGCGCCTCCGGCAGCGCGCCCATGCCGCCGCGCACGCGGCGGATCAGCCCGCCGCTGCCGTTGAGCGCCATCGTGTACACGAGGCAGAACGCCGAGCCCGGCGTGTACGGGCCCTTGAAGGTCGACTGGATCGCCGCGAAGGCGAGCAGCGCGCGCAGCGTGCGGTGGCGCTCGGCGTCGGGGAAGAAGCGCTCGATCACGTCCATCGCCGAGCCCGCGAAGACGAGCTCGAGCTGCTCGCGTGCGGCCGGCGACGGAGCCTCGGCGAGCAGGTCCTCGATCGCGCGCGGCGCGCGTCCCGACGCGAAGCGATCCATCACCGAGGCCGGGTAGCGACAGAAGCGCATGAGGCGGACGAAGCCGAGCGTCGCGCTCGGACCGTGGCGGAGCAGCAGGTGGGCGAGCTGCCGGAGCGGATTGCGGAAGAACACGAGCGGCCGCGCGCCCGGGTTCGGGAGGTTCACGGCCATCACCGGGAGGTCGACGAACTCCGCGCCGTGGCCCTCGAAGTCGAGCTCCGCGAGCACCTCGTCGGCGAGCGGGAAGAGGCAGCTCGCGCCGACCTCGTTGCGACAGCCGGACAGGATCTCGCGCGTTCCCGTCATGCCGCCGACGTAGCCGTTCTTCTCGAGCACGAGGACGCGGCGGCCTCGCTTCGCGAGCACGGCGGCGGCCGCGAGCCCGTTGTGGCCCGCTCCGACGACGATCGCATCCAGCTCCGACATCTCGGACATGCGGCTCCTTCTCCGGCCCGGGCGACGCCCCTTCGGCCGCGGCCGAGCGTACGGGAAGGCGCGCCGGGCCGGCATGACCCACGCTGCGCCCCTCGCGGCCGCTCCGTCAATCCTCGCGCGTGCGCGTGCGCGTGCGCGTGCGCGTCGCGTCGCGCGCGGACTGCGCCGCGCGGTGCGCCTCGGCGAGCGCGTCCGCGAACAGCGCGCGCGCAGCGTCCGCGCCCGCCTGCGAGAGGTGGTCGTCGTCCGCGTAGAGGAAGTCGCGGCCCTCGACATAGCGAACCGATCCGTCGTCCTCGTAGAAGAGCCGGTCCGCGCGCAGGACGCGGAGCTTCGGGAAGTCGGCGACGGCGGCCTCGGCGA
This Myxococcota bacterium DNA region includes the following protein-coding sequences:
- a CDS encoding FAD-dependent monooxygenase, translating into MSAADVPVLVVGAGPTGLVAALLLEQQGVATRVVERRGGPQRAPAAHVVNARTLEICRAAGVDMAAAAKAAIDPADAGFAYWVDRLGGATLGRLPFEQQGDAQLAVTPTPLRNLSQSRLEPLLVEALARRAGRAPEWGCEWVSSTDDGERVHTVVRDAASGREETISSRYVVAADGAGSGVRKALGIDVQGPAGIQSFVMVHFRARLRGVPEVPPGVLFFLCDPRARGAVFIVHDLDREAVCMLPYDPASESLADYPPARCAALVREGLADPGLALDVDNVSTWTMTAQVADAYRRGRVFLAGDAVHRFPPTGGLGLNSGVQDAHNLAWKLALVLRGDAPPALLDSYERERRPVAQANADQSLRNALRLIEVPVALGITDDLAGSVDRYEAALRDPAARARVRAAIEAQAEHFDMPGLQLGFRYAEGALARGDGDALPPLEVRRFTPTGCPGARLPHAWLADPGASLLDRVPLDRFLLVAGPEGAAWVDALRSVDAPPADALVLTEALLPGLDAWRAQAGIDASGALLVRPDQHVAWRSRALADDPRAALAAAFAAASGRA
- a CDS encoding TetR/AcrR family transcriptional regulator, producing the protein MDGRFAERARAGEEGKSARTRARLMDAAADAFARRGLEAASVAEIAQAAEVANGTFYNYFRDKDEIADAVAFAIARDFAERIDAAMRDVDDPVLRVSAGTRRFVELATREPTWGRAIVRALASMPSVRHEVTSLARRDLERGARAGAFRVAVDDLLLDLFAGMVATAVVVCLDGPGGPEVAERTAEHQLRMLGVAPARARRAARHPLAPMPPEG
- a CDS encoding DUF1214 domain-containing protein, with the protein product MGTEIEGRRALHEWLALVGEIDRDFLGASRQVVDPADVAEGEHMLLHLVKAAIDVWVDNDAARPRFAPLASPVLKWGGEGADNPAHCAPLDPARRYRITGRMDREAYVSFTVYTGKEEGDWNDGVVSAINHTEFARDADGRFSIDIGSAPRAGALHMQAGRPNCVIARHYWEEDVCAMADPRLRCDVDIECLDEPGFPRPLSPASLDAKLRAAMVFLRGQTLARPLPGAAAPPAWFSQMPNRMGKPERWVPTEGGGAGAVDNAYCAGLVVLADDEALVVEGRWPACVYANVAFWNRFQQIPDYRYRRGSLNRRQMRADGDGRFRFAVAHRDPGVANWLDTEGHRVGTLYWRFLLSEGEIEQPVCRVVKHADVAAALAG
- a CDS encoding CoA transferase, with translation MPEAPLLDLRVVDLAGEPAAMAGRILADLGAEVVKVEPPGGDPLRAVGPFEGGARGGRSLRFAAWNAGKRSLACAPDDPRLDALLAGADVVIATPGEPGVLDLDPARAPHATWVRVTPFGGDGPRARWRASDLGVMAASGNMYATGFPDRPPVRCSEPSGYAHVGPEVAFAALAAHASGRPQIVDVSMQEVVLVANMGAPAAFLATGARGARIGARIGRTREMWRCRDGWVTFGLRGGPARVPTLRAITELLVAHGIAAPAWTERDWSAFNPNETSDDEMRALERPLEALFARHSIGEIFAIACERNLMIAPANTAREIRASAQLAAREAFARLDGLDGFPTRFALVASADGTAAPIDAKRGAPALGELRAVPWTPRAGAHARAHAGARGAFAGARILELGSGAAGPIATRYFAEHGATVVKIESRTRPDFLRLYALGPGNPHGLEGSALFDALNVGKLGVTLDLKHPGGLDVARRLVHWADAVLENFAPRAMRGFGLDYATLAAEKPDLVMVSSCMNGQTGPHRDYPGFGAQGSALSCFNHLTGWPDREPMGPYATITDSLSPRFAAAALAAGLHHRRRTGRGLHVDLSQVECALYTLAPFLLDDAVNGHLGERMGNRSERAAPHGAFPCRDEGDVGDRWVAIAVWSDAEWARLASILGIDDPGLAALDARLARVDEVEAAVGAWTCARTRDEVAAQLQAAGIEAVPVADFGDLCADPQLAHRGHFVELAHAVLGPRTYERNGFRLDDAASGYAGATPALGEHTERVLTELLGLAPDEVRALREAGALE
- a CDS encoding dienelactone hydrolase family protein — its product is MCDERTMADAERHAPATGGVTRREFGAIAMGTGLAVLWPDGAHAAEVEGRDVEVATPDGTADAYFAHPASGAHPGVLVWPDAFGLRPAMKQMAKRLAGSGYAVLVVNPYYRAGRAPLLPEQADFGDPATRKKIMSLMASLTPASTASDADAFVRYLDAQPAVRTDRKMGVTGYCMGGAMTLRTAAARPDRIGAGASFHGGRLVVDGPDSPHLLIPKIRAQYLVAIASNDDEQEPSTKDVLRDAFAKAGLAAEIEVYEGALHGWCPPDSRVYDEAKAERAWGRLLALLERALA
- a CDS encoding ammonium transporter: MLVASALVLLMTLPGLALFYGGLVRAKNILNVLVQCFAAAAVAGVLWIAVGYSLAFSGSNPFVGDFAKAMLSGVTIDSVTENFATPPRLIPEYVFVMFQAMFAIITPALIIGAIAERMKFSAFVVFISLWLLVVYCPIAHMVWAADGYLFAKSAIDFAGGLVVHMSSGYSALVAALMLGARRGYGKQPMTPNSLPLCLTGAGLLWAGWFGFNAGSALSASPLAALAFLNTSTAASMATLTWAGIEWIHRGKPTALGAATAAVAGLVAITPACGSVSPAGAIAVGATVALICYGSVTFLKVRAGYDDSLDAFGVHGVGGTWGALAAGLFATSYPAGDFATQILVQLEGIAIVGVFAPLATWVLLKITGAVCGGLRVSDEHEFLGLDLSEHSESAYSIGGGPGE
- a CDS encoding phosphotransferase encodes the protein MDGRLALGGRIAAAAARMGIDRVEEALGRALPRTPEQLARPEVVNALLRAHAPQGAAPLPPVRAARLAGVDFESSNCRNFLVEVEFDEGAARDGALPSTLYAKLPCAERTTRAFANAVGFWETEVAFCARIAHRMPIRVPRVHAAARRGARFALLLENLHALPGARLFLNRDMAAGTTPDVARLCLRAFAKVHAAFEGLPAAEREALLPLRLHAYLSPGGRARTLALGAAAIGPAQRAAPDLVTPAHAALCRRALEKWDALMAVWYAEPLTLIHGDSHLGNCFLHDGPDGTQVGMIDFQGLQWCKGMRDVQYFLADSLEPDVLARHEDELIDDYLRALGERGAALDPALARAQYRACAFQTLMVAVVSLGLGSLTERDETVRTVLRRSLALADRLDLGSWLERL